In the genome of Streptomyces sp. NBC_00433, the window TGCCTTGTGCTTCGGTGATGAGCCGCGAGATGAGCAGCTGAGCGTGGGTCAGCTTGGATCGTGCGGTTTCCAGGGAGGACGGGCCGTCGTTCGTCATGCTCACAAGGCCGTGGAACTGGTCGCTGGTGTGTTGCAGGAGATCGAGGGCTTCCTGCAATTGCTGGTTTTCATCGATGTGGGCGCCTTCGCCAAGACGCCCGGTGACGCGGCGGCCTGGACAGTGCAAGGCACCCCTGGCCTGGCTGTCTGCCGGCCGTGGCCGTTCGGGGTAGGCAGGAAGGGAAGCGAGGTGCCGAAGACCGCCCTTGAGATCGAGGGCGTCGTCGAGACGCTGGGAAAGCTCTTCGTCAGCAGCTGCGAGAAGCTGATCCAGACGTGTATCGGCAGCCGTGGGGCGGCCCTCTACCGCGACGCTGTCACCATTGGGGACTTGCGTCTCCTGGGATACGGTGTGCTCACTCATCGCGGTCCCCTGTCTCCTCAGCGAGAGTCTGCTGCAGTCGACGCCGGGCGCGGCTCCGGTTCTTCCGCACGGCGTCTTCCCGTATATCAAGCGCTTGGGCGATTTCCCGGTCGGTGAAGCCGTCCTGGGACCACGCCATGACGTGCCGCTGCAGCGGCGGCAGCTGGGCCAGTGCGTTCAGGACCCGCTGATTTCCCTCCTTGAGGGTCACGTGGGCGATGGGACAGGTCCCGCCCGGGCGATCGGGCAACGGGTCGTATGGCCTGTCGCGATGGCCGGTCTGACGCAGATAGCAGCGGTGAGCGACCTTGCGCAGCCACGCCCGCGGTTCCCGGATGCTGTCCCATTTCTCGATGGCTATGGTGAATGCCTCATGGGCGGCGTCGGCAGCCTCGTAGGGGGTCGCGCCGACACGGACCAGGAACCGTGTCAGCTGCGGCATCTCGACGCGGTAGAGGTCCTCAAGACTGCTGGTCGTTAACGCGGGCGACGCCCCGTCGGTGTGTGGAGGTGCCGGTGCCGTCCTCCTCGCCACGGGCGAGGAAGACTCAGCCACGGCGTATCCCCGTCGGCTGCGTTCCCGTTACAACCTCGACGCTGCCGGGCCGTTCCAGCAGACGGCTGCCGGGCGGCAGATGCCGCACCCGCTCACTGAGGCATTGCTGCTGCATCTCGATTCTGCGTAGTTCGGTACGGCTGGCCACCCAAATATGCAGCAACCGACACAACCAGCCACACACCGTCAGCAGCCCTCCCCCGAGCACCGGATCCATCACCGTCTGCCTTCCCCGGCGGTGACCCGTTCACCTGCCGACACTATGTAGTGCACGCACCTCCGCCCTTTGTGACCTCGCCGCGCGTGATATACACCTCACAGCCCCGTCCGGCTCGACCAGCTGCTCAACCGTCTTGCGAGGAACCGTCTGCAGGCTGTCCTCGCGGGCGTGGAACTGCCGGTCGGCTGGCCATGTTCGCCGCCCACTTATCGGTCTGTGTGCGGGGCGCTGGAGGCCGCTCAGACGCCTCTGCGGGGGACAGGTGGAGCATGTGCTCGAGCATCCACTGCTGCGCGGGTAGCAGCTGCTCCCAGTCCAGGCGCTGCGCCAGCGCCCACGCCCCGAGGTCTTCGCCCTGCACCGTGGCCTCGCTCGGCGCGGGCAGTGGGGCGCCGGCCTCGATGAGGTTGCGGCAGAGCTTGTAGCAGCGTTGCCAGGCGACGGGCCAGGCCGGGCACCAGCTCGGGTCGATCTGCTCTAGGGCGTCGCGGCGTTCTTCGGTCAGTGCCCCGGCGGTGGATCCGACGGGGAGGCCGGCCTCGCGCCGTGCCTGGATCTCCGCCGCCTTCCGACCTGCGGTCCTGTTGTTCTTCATCCAGACGCCGATGGGGTAGCCGCGGTAGGTGGCGGTGGTGGGCGGGAGGAGGTGGCCCGCTTCTGCCGCCCACGCGGCTGCTGCAGACAGTCCCTCCTGGAAAGCGACGTCCCAGTGCGACCAGATCATGCCCAGTTCCTCGAGTGCGCCACCCCGGCGCCGCCCCTGGCTCGGGGGAGGGACTGGGGATGGGTGCTTCAGTGGGCGAGCATCTTCTGAATGGCCTGGCGCGTCACCTCAAGTTGGACCAGCAGACCGACGGTCCCGGCGCCCGTCGGTGCACACCGAAGGCCGGCTCGGTTCTGGCCCGTCCGCCTGTGAGGCCGCTCGCGGGGTGCTCCGGCGACTCCGGCAACCGCTGAGGATTCCACCGTCGGGCCCGTGCTCTTTCGTTCACATGCAGACCCCGGTGCGGAAAATCCGCCCGGATAAATTACGCAACTCGTACATAAATGCCCGTTAGGGGACAGGCGTCAAAGGTTGTACTCCCGTCCACTCCTTTTCCTGAATGTCTCATGCCATTCTTCCTAGTACTCGACCTGCTTACGGGCAGG includes:
- a CDS encoding sigma-70 family RNA polymerase sigma factor, coding for MARRTAPAPPHTDGASPALTTSSLEDLYRVEMPQLTRFLVRVGATPYEAADAAHEAFTIAIEKWDSIREPRAWLRKVAHRCYLRQTGHRDRPYDPLPDRPGGTCPIAHVTLKEGNQRVLNALAQLPPLQRHVMAWSQDGFTDREIAQALDIREDAVRKNRSRARRRLQQTLAEETGDRDE
- a CDS encoding helicase associated domain-containing protein, which gives rise to MIWSHWDVAFQEGLSAAAAWAAEAGHLLPPTTATYRGYPIGVWMKNNRTAGRKAAEIQARREAGLPVGSTAGALTEERRDALEQIDPSWCPAWPVAWQRCYKLCRNLIEAGAPLPAPSEATVQGEDLGAWALAQRLDWEQLLPAQQWMLEHMLHLSPAEASERPPAPRTQTDKWAANMASRPAVPRPRGQPADGSSQDG